In Capsicum annuum cultivar UCD-10X-F1 chromosome 11, UCD10Xv1.1, whole genome shotgun sequence, one genomic interval encodes:
- the LOC107848137 gene encoding protein ASPARTIC PROTEASE IN GUARD CELL 1, whose protein sequence is MATSTSSIFFFVLLFTSVLSRTSLYSPSRTTNLDVSFSIKNALNALTPVDSSLKSEENKVSSSSSFLSLSLHLHSRRAVGGNLHESYSSLMLARLERDSARAKSLQKRVDLTVHDIRRADLKPVETEFFQADQEIDGPIISGTSQGSGEYFSRIGIGHPVKQVYVVLDTGSDVSWIQCAPCADCYQQADPIFDPNLSKTYSSLSCETSQCKSLDVSQCRNDTCLYEVSYGDGSYTVGDFCTESITFSGASSSVENVAIGCGHNNEGLFVGAAGLLGLGGGSLSFPSQIKTSHFSYCLVDRDSDSTSTLEFGGATPPNAVTASIIRNSKLDTFYYLDLTGLSVAGNLLPVSQEAFKVSDNGDGGVIIDSGTAVTRLQTSVYNTLRDEFVKGTRHLKSTNGVALFDTCYDLKAMESVEVPTVSLHFSNGKELPLPAKNYLIPVDSNGTFCFAFAPTSSSLSIIGNVQQQGTRVSFDLKNSLIGFSSNQC, encoded by the coding sequence ATGGCAACTTCCACATCCTCAATTTTCTTCTTTGTACTCTTATTCACCTCAGTTCTTTCACGAACATCTCTGTATAGTCCCTCAAGAACAACAAACCTCGACGTTTCTTTCTCCATTAAGAACGCCCTCAATGCTTTAACCCCAGTCGATTCGTCTCTGAAATCTGAAGAGAACAAAGTTTCTTCATCGTCATCATTTCTATCATTAAGTCTGCATCTTCATTCTCGAAGAGCAGTTGGTGGTAATTTACATGAAAGTTACAGCTCATTGATGCTTGCTCGACTTGAACGTGACTCAGCACGAGCTAAATCACTTCAAAAACGAGTAGATCTGACAGTACATGATATCAGGAGAGCGGATCTCAAGCCAGTTGAGACCGAATTCTTCCAAGCTGATCAAGAAATTGATGGACCAATAATCTCAGGGACAAGCCAAGGAAGTGGTGAGTACTTCTCACGTATTGGAATTGGTCATCCTGTAAAGCAAGTGTACGTGGTACTAGACACTGGTAGTGATGTTAGTTGGATACAATGTGCACCCTGTGCTGATTGTTACCAGCAAGCCGACCCAATCTTCGACCCAAATCTGTCAAAAACGTACTCATCTTTGTCATGTGAGACATCACAGTGTAAGTCACTCGACGTCTCACAGTGTCGCAATGACACTTGCCTATACGAAGTGTCGTATGGCGACGGCTCGTACACAGTGGGGGATTTTTGTACGGAGAGCATCACGTTCAGTGGTGCTTCTTCTTCTGTTGAGAATGTAGCTATTGGTTGTGGACATAACAACGAAGGTTTGTTCGTTGGTGCTGCTGGTTTATTAGGCCTTGGCGGTGGTTCGTTATCGTTCCCTTCGCAGATAAAGACTTCTCATTTCTCGTATTGCTTAGTAGACCGTGATTCGGATTCTACTAGCACTCTGGAGTTCGGCGGGGCCACCCCGCCGAATGCAGTGACAGCTTCGATCATACGCAACTCGAAGCTGGACACTTTTTACTATCTTGATTTGACTGGACTTAGTGTAGCAGGGAATTTGCTTCCGGTATCTCAGGAAGCATTTAAAGTGAGCGACAATGGCGACGGCGGTGTGATTATAGACTCCGGTACGGCGGTAACGAGGTTGCAAACGAGCGTGTACAACACGCTCCGAGATGAGTTCGTTAAGGGTACGAGGCATTTAAAGTCGACTAACGGCGTCGCGTTATTCGACACGTGTTATGATTTGAAAGCAATGGAAAGTGTTGAGGTGCCAACGGTATCTTTACATTTTTCTAACGGTAAAGAATTGCCGTTACCGGCTAAGAATTACCTGATACCTGTTGATAGTAACGGTACGTTCTGTTTTGCCTTCGCTCCGACGTCGTCGTCGCTATCGATTATTGGTAATGTACAACAGCAAGGGACACGTGTCAGTTTCGATTTGAAAAATTCACTCATTGGATTCTCATCTAACCAATGCTAG